From a region of the Vanrija pseudolonga chromosome 2, complete sequence genome:
- the mirB gene encoding Siderophore iron transporter mirB: MKVDQSVSLIDTAAATHHAAPTAPDSPVDEKSAPPADEEAVQTGVKTAEAITQTWSKSSLRTIYAFFWLTYAVNAFQSSITGNLTAYVTSGFSQHSLIPTISIVSNVMSGVAYMVLAKILNLWDRSYGYLAMTLLATLGLILSAACTEIYTYCTAQVFYSIGFIGIIFCVDVLTADTSHLRNRGLAFAFTSSPWIITAYAGPAMSQRFYESNWRWGYGAFAIILPVVAVPMFVFLQVQKRRAVRLGAEIKEKSGRTVLQSVIYYIVQFDVLGVFLVSAGMVLFLLPFSIATSIEDEWRSASVITMLVIGVACLAAFVLVERYFSPVPFIPFHLLSSRTVVGACMLNVSWQIAYYCWASYFTSYLQVVYNLSISKAGYIASIYDVVATVWLLPVGYLIRRTGYFKWVVLVSVPIYTLGEGLMIYFRKPGHHIGWIVFTQVLISIGGSAFTLVEQVAVLAAGSHNDAAGMLALLGLSGYFGGAIGNSVSGAIWTNTLPSALQSLLPEEALPDWEEIYESLEVQLSYDVGTDVRTAISLAYAQAQSRMLIAGTAIMGMALVSILLIKNIKVSDIEQVKGVLF; encoded by the exons ATGAAGGTCGACCAGTCTGTTAGTCTCATCGACACGGCTGCGGCAACGCACCATGCCGCCCCGACCGCTCCAGACTCTCCTGTCGACGAGAAGTCTGCCCCtcctgccgacgaggaggcggtcCAGACAGGTGTCAAGACTGCCGAGGCCATTACCCAGACCTGGAGCAAGTCGTCCCTGCGAACCATCTATGCCTT CTTCTGGCTGACCTACGCGGTGAACGCGTTCCAGTCCTCCATCACAGGCAACCTCACCGCCTACGTGACGTCTGGATTCTCGCAACACTCGCTCATCCCCACCATTTCCATCGTGTCCAACGTCATGTCCGGCGTGGCCTACATGGTCTTGGCCAAGATTCTCAACTTGTGGGACCGCAGCTATGGCTACCTCGCCATGActctcctcgccaccctTGGCCTCATTCTCAGCGCAGCTTGCACCGAGATCTACACATACTGCACTGCCCAGGTCTTCTACTCGATCGGATTCATCGGCATCATCTTCTGTGTCGATGTGTTGACAGCCGACACATCGCACCTGCGAAACCGAGGTCTTGCATTCGCGTTCACCTCATCGCCGTGGATCATCACGGCGTACGCTGGCCCAGCCATGTCCCAGCGGTTCTATGAAAGCAACTGGAGATGGGGTTACGGAGCGTTCGCCATCATcctgcccgtcgtcgccgtcccaATGTTTGTGTTCCTCCAAGTCCAAAAGCGTAGGGCGGTGAGACTTggcgccgagatcaaggagaAATCAGGCAGGACTGTTCTCCAATCGGTGATCTACTACATTGTTCAGTTCGACG TCCTCGGAGTATTCCTGGTATCGGCTGGCATGGTTCTCTTCTTGCTCCCCTTCTCCATCGCGACATCGATTGAAGACGAgtggcgctcggcatcggTTATCACCATGCTCGTTATTGGTGTCGCTTGCCTGGCAGCGTTTGTTCTGGTGGAGAGGTACTTCTCTCCCGTGCCATTCATTCCCTTCCATCTTCTGTCGTCCCGCACCGTCGTTGGCGCTTGCATGCTCAACGTGTCGTGGCAGATTGCATACTATTGCTGGGCGTCGTACTTTACGTCGTATCTCCAGGTGGTCTACAATCTCTCTATCAGCAAGGCGGGATACATTGCGTCGATTTACGACGTTGTTGCGACAGTCTGGCTCCTGCCTGTTGGCTACCTCATTCGTCGAACCGGCTACTTCAAGTGGGTGGTTCTTGTCAGCGTGCCCATCTACACGTTGGGTGAGGGCCTCATGATCTATTTCCGCAAACCTGGCCACCATATTGGCTGGATCGTCTTCACCCAAGTCCTCATCTCCATTGGTGGATCGGCTTTCACCCTTGTCGAGCAGGTAGCCGTTCTCGCCGCTGGAAGCCACAACGATGCTGCCGGTATGCTCGCTCTCCTCGGTCTTTCTGGATACTTTGGTGGTGCTATCGGCAACAGTGTATCAGGCGCCATCTGGACGAACACTCTCCCAAGCGCACTTCAGTCCCTCCTTCCTGAGGAGGCCCTACCCGACTGGGAGGAGATTTACGAGTCGCTCGAAGTTCAGCTGAGCTACGACGTTGGCACCGATGTTCGCACTGCCATCTCACTGGCGTATGCTCAAGCGCAGAGCCGCATGCTCATTGCAGGTACCGCCATTATGGGCATGGCTCTGGTGTCTATCTTGCTCATCAAGAACATCAAAGTTTCGGATATTGAGCAGGTCAAGGGTGTTCTCTTCTAG
- the FUM15_1 gene encoding Cytochrome P450 monooxygenase FUM15: MSPLLNQITAPLGDSALFGALRSVRDALPNWTGHPVAVAAWWILGTVTALAFFLYPYQYLRCTFKTLPGPPRTSVFFGNAFESMEGEPGVQHTAWLNKYGKHVRLHGIGGRSTLLTADITTIGYILQHSYDFPKPAFGSNLLGPLLGWGLLIAEGADHRRQRRVVQPVFGPAHVKLMIPVFLQKSYVLAKMWNDLIDSKGDPVKAGLEASDFAAPNPGTAADIKAAGDDGLKIDTLRFFNRLALDILGVAGMNSDFDSLRKSNNKLSNSYNDIIAAVHAMTPMLLLETLFPILRKLIPTERNRTVTKNVAVTKEESNKLLQAKKKRILGEKQGILAPTDVDKDILSLLIRSNTSAEVPDDQRLNDDEVLAQVTTLLFAGHETTSTGLGFLVARLAANPDVQQKLFEEVSQYPEEMPDFDQLNSLTYLDHVVHEVLRVDSPVMMTIRVPDKDCILPVGQPIVGTDGKLIESISVRKGTNIYIELGYVNNSPEVWGPDAAEFNPDRHDRPPLEKVPGVYGNLLSFLGGARNCIGYRFAVTEMKAATFVLARNFKFEPLPSKPPIKREWMVVQRPLVETETKYGPQMPLLVRKRHAHEL, encoded by the exons ATGTCTCCCCTCCTCAACCAGATCACCGCGCCGCTGGGCGACTCGGCGCTGTTCGGAGCCCTGCGTTCGGTGAGGGATGCTCTCCCAAACTGGACTGGGCATCCAGTCGCTGTAGCCGCCTGGTGGATCCTCGGAACAGTCACCGCTCTCGCCTTCTTCCTCTACCCGTACCAGTACCTCAGGTGCACGTTCAAAACACTCCCTGGTCCACCGCGCACCTCCGTTTTCTTTGGGAACGCGTTTGAGAGTATGGAGGGCGAACCTGGTGTCCAGCACACGGCTTGGCTGAACAAGTATGGCAAACATGTTCGCCTCCATGGGATCGGCGGTCGCTCCACGCTCCTGACCGCTGATATCACCACTATTGGTTACATCCTCCAACACAGCTACGACTTTCCCAAGCCCGCCTTCGGCAGCAACCTGCTTGGCCCCCTGCTGGGCTGGGGACTGCTGATCGCTGAGGGAgccgaccaccgccgccagcgccgagtcGTACAGCCCGTCTTCGGCCCTGCGCACGTCAAACTCATGATTCCCGTATTCCTCCAAAAGTCCTATGTGCTGGCCAAGATGTGGAACGACCTCATCGACTCCAAGGGCGACCCGGTCAAGGCTGGCCTCGAGGCATCTGACTTTGCGGCGCCAAACCCCGGGACAGCAGCCGACATTAAAGCCGCAGGCGATGATGGCCTCAAGATCGACACGCTCCGCTTCTTcaaccgcctcgccctcgacatcctcggcgtcgctggcaTGAACAGTGACTTTGATAGCCTTCGCAAGAGCAACAACAAGCTTTCCAACTCGTACAATGACATCATCGCCGCGGTGCACGCCATGACACCGATGCTCCTGCTGGAAACGTTGTTCCCCATCTTGCGCAAGCTTATC CCTACGGAGAGGAACAGGACTGTAACCAAGAACGTGGCGGTCACGAAGGAGGAGAGCAAC AAACTCCTTCAggcgaagaagaagcgcatcCTCGGCGAAAAGCAAGGCATCCTCGCGCCCACCGATGTCGACAAGGACATCCTGTCCCTGCTTATCCGCTCCAACACATCTGCTGAAGTCCCTGATGATCAGCGAttgaacgacgacgaggtcctgGCGCAGGTCACAACCCTTCTCTTCGCCGGTCACGAGACTACCTCTACCGGCCTGGGTTTCctggtcgcgcgcctcgccgcgaaCCCCGACGTCCAACAGAAGCTGTTTGAGGAGGTCTCCCAGTACCCAGAGGAAATGCCCGACTT CGACCAGCTCAACTCGCTTACATACCTCGACCATGTGGTTCACGAAGTGCTGCGCGTCGACAGCCCCGTCATGATGACAATTCGCGTTCCTGACAAGGACTGCATCCTTCCCGTTGGCCAACCTATCGTAGGGaccgacggcaagctcatcGAAAGCATCAGCGTCAGGAAGGGCACGAACATCTACATCGAGCTCGGCTATGTCAACAACAGTCCCGAAGTGTGGGGCCCAGACGCAGCCGAGTTCAACCCGGACCGTCACGATCGCCCGCCTCTCGAGAAGGTGCCCGGCGTCTATGGCAACCTCTTGTCCTTCCTCGGAGGCGCTCGCAACTGCATTGGGTACCGGTTTGCCGTTACCGAGATGAAGGCGGCGACCTTTGTGCTGGCTCGCAACTTCAAGTTTGAGCCACTGCCCAGCAAGCCGCCAATCAAACGAGAGTGGATGGTTGTCCAGCGCCCACTCGTCGAGACAGAGACCAAGTATGGACCGCAGATGCCTCTGCTGGTTCGAAAGCGCCACGCCCACGAGCTATAG
- the Y212_1 gene encoding putative 21 protein, which translates to MTQPSSADAPATAPAAPFDPTYGGKVNPLAASYNANFFDYGAPLLSYDVESLEPLPEVRQPRANGRGPWVNPPRPDGQLSPYYGKLFNEHYDHPRVSPNWDIHIYHKPNNNGEREYAKKVHSALRREFPEIGTYTFYEVAIGPHVSRPRDRDAANREPIPMFLVEIYTTEQLGAVFSYLVQNRGPLSILIHPHTGDQVADHSTHATWLGNKVDLDLDGLRLSDAKWRATEEGQEWSKVEQERAASKAAAQAKSQEKA; encoded by the exons ATGACTCAGCCATCTAGCGCTGACGCTCCCGCtaccgcgcccgccgcgccgttcgaCCCCACTtacggcggcaaggtcaacCCTCTGGCTGCCTCTTACAATGCCAACTTCTTCGACTATGGAGCGCCTCTCCTGAGCTACGACGTGGAGTCGCTTGAGCCTCTCCCCGAGGTGCGCCAGCCCCGGGCCAACGGCCGGGGCCCTTGGGTCAACCCTCCCCGCCCCGATGGCCAGCTGTCGCCGTACTATGGCAAGCTGTTCAACGAGCACTACGACCACCCGCGTGTATCACCCAACTGGGACATTCACATCTACCACAAGCCCAACAATAACGGGGAGCGCGAGTATGCCAAGAAGGTTCACTCGGCTCTCCGCCGCGAGTTCCCCGAGATCGGCACCTACACCTTCTACGAGGTCGCCATTGGCCCGCACGTGAGTCGACCACGAGACCGTGACGCTGCTAACAGAGAGCCAATCCCCATGTTCCTCGTTGAGATCTACACCACCGAGCAGCTCGGAGCCGTCTTCTCGTACCTCGTACAGAACCGTGGTCCCTTGTC GATTTTGATCCACCCCCACACCGGTGACCAAGTGGCCGACCATTCGACTCACGCGACCTGGCTGGGCAACAAGGTCGACCTGGACCTAGACGGTCTGCGCCTCAGTGACGCCAAGTGGCGCGCGACGGAGGAGGGCCAGGAATGGTCCAAGGTGGAGCAGGAGCGTGCGGCCAGCAAGGCTGCCGCGCAGGCCAAGTCGCAGGAGAAGGCTTGA
- the YKL107W gene encoding putative oxidoreductase, whose product MSGTIKAANSDLDLSGKRCVVVGGTQGIGLAIARRLSAAGGNVVIVGRKAPSDVPPTWSFVHADLSLVTGALGLVNDLTAVGPIDYLFQTQGGFMATEPVMTTEGHEGRFMVQVASKFALTRGLADARALHGPTVIVCAPGGHSKTFDVDDIQLEKLFDKGKASIVAVAERDSVVLDAFVQEFNTRYPKHPVYHVWPGLVDTNCLSNSTLGQPLRFFMQLFNPIGMFLMGSKPDVFAEMPVWLATKGGEAGAPKVINNKLKPMKPTPATNDPAMRQRIWDDVFKLYK is encoded by the exons ATGTCCGGCACGATCAAGGCTGCAAACTCggacctcgacctctcgGGCAagcgctgcgtcgtcgtgggtgGGACTC AAGGCATTGGGCTCGCCATTGCGCGTCGCCTGtctgcggcgggcggcaaTGTCGTCATCGTTGGCCGCAAGGCTCCATCCGACGTGCCCCCTACCTGGTCATTCGTTCACGCCGACCTATCCCTTGTCACAGGAGCCCTCGGTCTCGTCAACGACCTTACAGCGGTCGGTCCAATCGACTACCTCTTCCAGACACAGGGTGGATTCATGGCAACTGAGCCCGTCATGACCACCGAGGGGCACGAAGGACGATTCATGGTCCAGGTCGCGTCCAAGTTTGCCCTTACCCGCGGCCTGGCCGACGCCCGTGCACTGCATGGCCCTACCGTCATTGTCTGCGCCCCCGGTGGCCACTCCAAGACGTTCGATGTCGATGACATCCAGCTCGAGAAACTCTtcgacaagggcaaggcgagcATTGTTGCcgtggccgagcgcgacagTGTGGTTCTCGATGCCTTTGTGCAAGAGTTCAACACCCGATATCCCAAGCATCCCGTGTATCACGTGTGGCCCGGGCTTGTGGACACCAACTGCCTCTCGAATTCAACACTCGGGCAGCCACTGCGGTTCTTCATGCAACTCTTCAACCCCATCGGCATGTTCCTTATGGGCTCCAAGCCCGATGTGTTCGCCGAGATGCCCGTCTGGCTCGCAACAAAGGGCGgggaggccggcgcgccaaaggtcatcaacaacaagctcaagcccatgaagccgacgccagcgacaaACGATCCTGCCATGCGACAGCGTATCTGGGACGATGTGTTCAAGCTTTACAAGTGA